One stretch of Hemitrygon akajei chromosome 18, sHemAka1.3, whole genome shotgun sequence DNA includes these proteins:
- the LOC140741551 gene encoding keratin, type I cytoskeletal 19-like encodes MQSSFTSSTSRQTLGSRSLTGTPSRMRGSSMSGFGQGSMSSSRVSSYGMGSSLGAGLGMSSGLMSASGGGFSGGFGGAGGFSMSSSSSSAVTNEKATMQSLNDRLAAYLEKVRSLEKSNAELELQIREYYQQAGPANRDYSEYWATINNLREKINELILTNSGIMLQVDNSKLAAEDFKTKFETELTIRMSVENDINGLRMMLDNLTLERSQLETDIENLKEELIYIRKNHEDELRSLRSQMSGNVSVDVKDEDSVDLLKILGDIRAKHEAMVNQHKAETEEWYKQEIATKQQEMTVNAGAIDGEKSKLTELRRSCQGLETELSTLQSIIASLERNLDEVDMRFGGERDKLQMTINGLEAELGGIRAKLVTMSAEYQQLLNIKSRLEAEIETYRRLLGGFGSQSSGQASSSSTVTKTEIKEEREPVVSTKTKTITVVEKIVDGQVVSTHMEEQS; translated from the exons ATGCAATCCAGCTTCACCAGCAGCACCTCGCGTCAGACCCTGGGATCCCGGAGCTTGACCGGGACCCCCTCACGCATGCGTGGAAGCAGTATGTCCGGCTTCGGCCAGGGCAGCATGTCCAGCAGTCGAGTCTCCAGCTACGGCATGGGCTCGTCCCTGGGCGCCGGCCTGGGAATGAGCTCCGGCCTGATGTCCGCATCCGGCGGCGGGTTCAGCGGCGGGTTCGGCGGCGCAGGAGGCTTCAGcatgtcctcctcctcctcctccgccGTGACCAACGAGAAAGCGACCATGCAGTCGCTGAACGACCGGCTGGCGGCGTACCTGGAGAAGGTGCGCTCCCTGGAGAAGTCCAACGCCGAGCTGGAGCTTCAGATCCGGGAGTACTACCAACAGGCCGGTCCCGCCAACCGCGACTACAGCGAGTACTGGGCCACCATCAACAACCTCCGCGAAAAG ATCAACGAATTGATCCTCACCAACTCCGGAATCATGCTCCAGGTGGACAACTCCAAACTGGCGGCGGAAGACTTCAAGACCAA GTTTGAAACTGAGTTGACCATCAGGATGTCCGTTGAGAACGATATCAACGGTCTGCGCATGATGTTGGACAACCTGACCCTCGAGAGGAGTCAGCTGGAGACAGATATCGAGAACCTGAAAGAGGAGCTCATTTACATCAGGAAAAACCATGAAGAT GAACTCAGGAGCCTGAGGTCTCAGATGTCTGGGAACGTCTCTGTCGATGTCAAAGATGAAGACTCCGTGGACCTGCTCAAGATTCTGGGAGACATTCGGGCGAAACACGAAGCCATGGTCAACCAGCACAAGGCAGAGACCGAGGAATGGTACAAACAGGAG ATTGCGACCAAGCAACAAGAGATGACCGTCAACGCGGGTGCCATCGACGGGGAGAAATCAAAGCTCACTGAGCTGAGGCGCAGCTGTCAGGGGCTGGAAACCGAGCTGAGCACACTGCAGAGTATT ATCGCCTCTCTGGAGAGGAACCTGGACGAGGTTGATATGCGCTTCGGCGGAGAGAGGGACAAGCTGCAGATGACCATCAACGGGCTGGAAGCGGAGCTGGGGGGGATCCGCGCCAAACTCGTGACGATGAGCGCGGAGTACCAGCAGCTCCTGAACATAAAGAGCAGGCTGGAGGCGGAAATTGAGACCTATCGCCGGCTGCTGGGCGGCTTCGG GAGCCAGTCTTCTGGCCAGGCGTCAAGCTCATCAACTGTTACGAAGACGGAGATCAAGGAGGAAAGAG AGCCCGTTGTTTCGACCAAGACCAAGACGATCACCGTCGTGGAGAAGATTGTGGATGGGCAGGTGGTGTCTACTCATATGGAGGAGCAGAGCTAA